The Sulfolobus acidocaldarius DSM 639 genome has a window encoding:
- the dnaG gene encoding DNA primase DnaG has product MKYNIVFKFNVEGIVDKPDVIGAIFGQTENLFGDDFDLRELQDKGRLGRISVDLSTSKGRSEGTIIIPSNLDKVETALVAAMIENVDKVGPYNAEFKLIDIVDIREEKIKKIIGRAKEILGSWSREKTLDIREVINEITSSVKTGELTEYGPERLPAGPDVDKDPELIIVEGRADVINLLRYGYKNVIAVEGATGKIPQTLVDLTKQKKAVIAFLDGDHGGDLILKELLSSNIKLDYVARAPTGKEVEELTGKEIAKSLSNMVTIAQYIKKQQEAQQAIKQALATETTTTAVTTTSTQIQVEVKPEEKKEIQITVPAQIIEEIKKLPGTLEGILLDENWNIIEKIQVRDIVQKLENISADSIRYIVFDGVITQRLVDLASAKNIKMLIGARIGGINRRPKELELLSFNDIIS; this is encoded by the coding sequence ATGAAATACAACATAGTGTTTAAATTTAATGTTGAGGGGATAGTGGATAAACCCGATGTTATAGGTGCGATCTTCGGACAGACTGAAAATTTATTTGGCGATGATTTTGACCTCAGAGAACTTCAAGACAAAGGTAGATTAGGTAGAATATCTGTAGATTTATCAACCAGTAAGGGAAGATCTGAAGGAACAATAATTATTCCCTCAAATCTAGATAAAGTTGAAACCGCTTTAGTTGCTGCTATGATAGAGAACGTGGATAAAGTAGGTCCATACAATGCTGAATTCAAACTAATTGACATAGTTGACATTAGAGAGGAAAAGATAAAAAAGATAATTGGTAGAGCTAAAGAAATTTTAGGAAGTTGGAGTAGAGAAAAAACCTTAGATATAAGAGAAGTCATTAATGAAATAACGTCCTCTGTAAAGACGGGAGAGTTGACAGAATACGGACCAGAAAGACTACCTGCAGGACCAGATGTAGACAAGGATCCTGAACTGATAATAGTTGAAGGAAGAGCAGACGTAATAAATCTATTAAGATATGGATATAAGAACGTTATTGCAGTTGAAGGTGCCACAGGGAAAATACCTCAAACTCTTGTTGACCTTACAAAACAGAAAAAGGCAGTAATAGCATTCTTAGATGGAGATCATGGTGGAGATTTGATACTAAAAGAACTGCTATCTAGCAACATAAAATTGGATTATGTAGCTAGAGCACCTACAGGAAAAGAAGTAGAGGAGCTAACAGGAAAAGAAATAGCCAAATCACTTTCAAATATGGTTACAATAGCGCAATACATAAAGAAACAACAAGAGGCTCAACAGGCGATAAAACAAGCACTTGCTACTGAGACTACAACTACTGCAGTTACAACTACATCTACACAAATACAAGTTGAAGTTAAGCCTGAAGAGAAGAAAGAAATACAGATAACGGTACCTGCGCAAATAATAGAAGAGATAAAGAAACTACCAGGAACTTTAGAGGGAATTTTACTAGATGAAAATTGGAATATAATTGAAAAAATACAGGTGAGAGACATAGTACAAAAACTAGAAAATATTAGCGCAGATAGTATTAGGTACATCGTATTTGATGGTGTTATAACACAGAGATTAGTGGACCTAGCTTCAGCCAAAAACATAAAAATGCTAATAGGCGCACGAATAGGAGGAATAAATAGAAGACCAAAAGAACTTGAGTTATTAAGTTTCAACGACATTATTTCTTAA